A window of Alphaproteobacteria bacterium contains these coding sequences:
- a CDS encoding methyltransferase domain-containing protein, with translation MANLAEFEVAGDLPPLAGGIAEFLAWWFAEPRLPSPEQAVLEAYYASFRRSFGPRMRRLYANQVCEAETLVRKQPGLRVLEVGCGLDSESLWLALLGARVMALEVRPDRLAAARARQAVLEAALGRVLDLSFSGTPLLELESEPFDLVWLEQTFHHLEPRAAVVPHLARLVAPGGHLAISEANALNPLLQAELLWRRGWPRVATQPGPDGREVLYGVERVTRAGAIRRAFAGQGFDCLALRRFRVFPNRPAFESLAALEAGLEGSWLAPLGTTHFNYLGRKAA, from the coding sequence ATGGCGAACCTGGCTGAGTTCGAAGTCGCCGGCGACTTGCCGCCGCTGGCCGGCGGCATCGCAGAATTTCTCGCCTGGTGGTTTGCCGAGCCGCGCCTGCCGAGCCCGGAACAAGCTGTGTTGGAGGCCTACTACGCCAGCTTTCGCCGTTCCTTCGGCCCGCGCATGCGGCGCCTCTATGCCAACCAGGTGTGCGAGGCCGAAACGTTGGTGCGCAAGCAGCCCGGCCTCAGGGTGCTGGAGGTGGGCTGCGGCCTGGACAGCGAATCGCTCTGGTTGGCGCTCTTGGGCGCCCGGGTGATGGCGCTCGAGGTGCGGCCCGACCGCCTGGCGGCCGCCCGCGCCCGCCAGGCCGTTCTCGAAGCGGCCCTGGGCCGGGTTCTCGATCTCTCATTTTCCGGCACGCCGCTGCTGGAACTCGAATCCGAGCCTTTCGACCTGGTCTGGTTGGAGCAGACCTTTCACCACCTCGAGCCGCGCGCCGCCGTGGTGCCCCATCTCGCCCGCCTGGTGGCGCCCGGGGGACACCTGGCGATCTCCGAGGCCAACGCCCTCAATCCGCTGTTGCAGGCGGAGTTGCTCTGGCGCCGGGGCTGGCCGCGGGTAGCCACACAGCCCGGCCCGGACGGCCGGGAGGTGCTTTATGGCGTCGAGCGGGTGACCAGGGCCGGGGCCATCCGCCGGGCCTTCGCCGGCCAAGGGTTCGACTGCCTGGCGCTGCGCCGGTTTCGCGTCTTTCCCAACCGGCCCGCTTTCGAATCCCTGGCGGCGCTGGAAGCCGGGTTGGAAGGAAGCTGGCTGGCGCCGCTCGGGACCACGCATTTCAATTACCTCGGGCGCAAAGCCGCATGA